One region of Leptospira bandrabouensis genomic DNA includes:
- a CDS encoding ArnT family glycosyltransferase, whose amino-acid sequence MKFFSVHRTFLFLLSVLVVFLFYGNSSPLVDQDEAAYAGFSRSMMETGDYLTMDFPYSTPHRKPPLHFWITSFLFQIFGPTEWVLRMFPALCILGTSLLTYHLTNVMYGQRTALYAFSILSFSLYFPLNGKIALVDSLLVFFSMLGFVSLYHWILSNKIRFVFLFWLSVSLGLLVKGPPILIFLGGTCVLLLSINQIRFRVWKLNPFLWLPVSLTPLLLWGYFSWQKDNGVLIRWMLDWYIFRRATDPVFGQSGPPGTYLMLFVITLFPWTRIYLSFLNEYGWKLFAYLKTGGLKLFKNLLPWNWKGIDSHFTPKRFLLIGLGFSWIFYECLASKLPSYPLSAYPILAIILGDQLSRKHNQIYMFRLYLTVALIMIAVFSFIILPKFSELRMDTKKTAASIQNLIPPNETLHSFGGLGIPSFAYYYHRPIQEITWEEIQTTKGYLLVTESDFLLWKGLGLGWETIGEPFSIFAYDRNKKLNLRLVKTKEN is encoded by the coding sequence GTGAAATTCTTTTCTGTCCACCGCACCTTCCTTTTCCTACTTTCTGTACTAGTAGTTTTTTTATTTTATGGGAATTCCTCACCCCTGGTCGACCAAGACGAGGCAGCCTATGCAGGGTTTTCTAGGTCCATGATGGAAACGGGGGACTACCTGACCATGGACTTCCCTTATTCAACACCACACAGAAAGCCACCTCTCCATTTTTGGATTACCTCTTTTCTTTTCCAGATTTTCGGCCCTACAGAATGGGTTTTACGAATGTTCCCGGCTCTTTGTATTTTAGGGACAAGTTTGTTAACATACCATCTTACAAATGTTATGTACGGGCAGAGAACCGCACTTTATGCTTTCAGTATCTTAAGTTTTTCATTGTATTTTCCTTTAAACGGAAAAATTGCCTTAGTGGATTCCCTTTTAGTTTTCTTTAGTATGTTAGGTTTTGTATCGCTTTACCATTGGATTTTATCTAATAAAATAAGATTTGTATTTTTGTTTTGGCTTTCTGTAAGTTTGGGACTACTTGTAAAAGGACCACCAATCCTTATTTTCCTTGGGGGAACTTGTGTCCTTCTTTTGAGTATCAACCAAATCCGTTTTAGGGTGTGGAAACTGAATCCATTTTTATGGTTACCTGTTTCTCTTACTCCCCTTCTTCTTTGGGGATATTTTTCTTGGCAAAAAGACAATGGGGTTCTCATCCGATGGATGTTGGATTGGTATATTTTCCGAAGGGCTACAGATCCAGTATTTGGACAATCAGGTCCTCCTGGCACCTATCTTATGTTATTTGTTATAACACTTTTTCCTTGGACTCGAATTTATCTTTCCTTTTTAAATGAATATGGATGGAAATTGTTTGCCTATTTAAAAACGGGAGGTTTAAAACTTTTTAAAAACCTACTTCCTTGGAATTGGAAAGGAATCGATTCCCATTTTACACCAAAACGGTTTTTACTAATAGGACTTGGATTTTCTTGGATCTTTTATGAATGTTTGGCCAGTAAACTTCCTTCTTATCCTTTGTCTGCTTATCCTATCCTTGCCATCATCCTCGGTGACCAACTTTCCAGAAAACACAATCAAATCTATATGTTTCGATTGTATCTGACAGTTGCGTTGATTATGATTGCTGTTTTTTCTTTTATCATCCTTCCGAAGTTTTCGGAACTCCGAATGGATACAAAGAAGACTGCGGCTTCAATCCAAAATTTAATTCCTCCGAACGAAACCTTACATTCTTTTGGTGGTCTTGGAATTCCCAGTTTTGCTTATTATTACCACAGGCCGATCCAAGAAATTACCTGGGAAGAAATCCAAACAACAAAGGGTTATCTCCTTGTCACTGAATCCGATTTTTTACTTTGGAAAGGATTAGGACTTGGATGGGAAACAATCGGAGAGCCGTTTTCGATTTTTGCCTACGATCGTAATAAAAAACTAAACCTAAGGCTTGTGAAAACGAAGGAGAACTAA
- a CDS encoding PHP domain-containing protein, whose product MLFNVPGSIAYSDHQTAVRPSLWKYRYILILLSLLGILTCYQLAVVLLLRKTIVLPASSFQGSKIVNPYQNWNGEGQEKISLHTHSNEVWFTPERHTVKEIQSEYKREGFSNLAITDYGQVSETDNPDYIRGMEWGQNLKKRHLLAIGIKKSFYDYFPVYASRENLNWVMDRMKKLGGYVIVSHPKLFDSFSREELMAIDGFQAVEVYSPFGDDPKILDSLLSQGRNIHCMASDDLHYFPENSIKSFDQPFWKDLIQTLGNQRSRKGESFLRYIVTEEGKKDQASVIASLHSGSFYCVKKFFQGADDPKVPKIFVTKENTIQVNSKERYLEIRFIGQKGEVLQVNPDTNRAEYRFQDKDSYVRLEMIALTGSILSNAIYRSN is encoded by the coding sequence ATGCTTTTCAATGTTCCAGGATCCATTGCTTATTCAGACCATCAAACAGCAGTGCGTCCCTCTCTATGGAAGTACAGGTACATTCTGATTTTGTTATCATTGCTTGGGATATTGACTTGTTACCAATTAGCGGTTGTTTTACTCCTTAGGAAGACGATTGTTTTGCCAGCATCCTCCTTTCAAGGTTCAAAAATTGTAAATCCATACCAAAATTGGAATGGGGAAGGTCAGGAAAAAATCTCCCTACATACCCATTCCAATGAAGTATGGTTTACTCCCGAAAGACATACTGTAAAAGAAATTCAATCCGAATACAAACGAGAGGGTTTTTCGAATCTTGCTATCACTGATTATGGTCAGGTATCCGAAACTGACAATCCAGATTACATTCGAGGAATGGAATGGGGACAAAATTTAAAAAAACGGCACCTACTCGCCATTGGGATTAAGAAGTCTTTTTATGATTATTTTCCTGTTTATGCGAGTCGCGAAAATTTAAATTGGGTGATGGATCGTATGAAAAAGTTAGGTGGATATGTGATTGTCTCGCATCCAAAACTTTTTGATTCGTTTTCCAGAGAAGAACTAATGGCCATCGATGGATTTCAGGCAGTGGAAGTATATTCACCGTTTGGCGATGATCCAAAAATTTTGGATTCTCTTCTTAGCCAAGGACGAAACATACATTGTATGGCAAGTGATGACTTACATTATTTTCCAGAAAATTCCATCAAAAGTTTTGACCAACCTTTTTGGAAAGATTTGATTCAAACTTTAGGAAACCAAAGATCTAGAAAGGGAGAGAGTTTTTTGCGTTATATTGTTACAGAGGAAGGTAAAAAGGACCAAGCTTCTGTAATCGCTTCGCTACATTCTGGATCCTTTTATTGTGTGAAAAAATTTTTTCAAGGAGCGGATGATCCTAAGGTTCCAAAAATTTTTGTGACAAAAGAGAATACCATCCAAGTGAATTCTAAGGAAAGGTATTTGGAGATTCGTTTTATAGGACAAAAAGGGGAAGTGTTACAAGTAAACCCTGACACAAACAGAGCTGAGTATCGTTTCCAAGATAAAGATTCTTATGTGAGGTTGGAGATGATTGCCCTTACAGGTTCTATCCTCTCCAACGCTATTTACCGAAGTAATTAA
- a CDS encoding LIC_12337 family protein, producing the protein MKKFLYTMIFLGMSFQVSDFNKFTRLDPKINLSQILGGAIQFGFGSEKLWSATSADNWGFVRQSATWARGNSGIIDNLILGLKNAGYFNNSSPRNEVLNNINLNGFGSATLTIKISTPTTGVSSTAYTGTKDFNHFFQITKTGASTPSLQLFFDDPNTTLGNDGALIYYRLVDFGSTQFATVGDVITESYTANDSVYGTKFQTYTWRNGPENAAWISKHGRVVLTEVDAGRQLCFRSVVRLSFTKLKSLNPANATALENLKSQCNSQLGTATDNLYYVLAYMQKFDSPFQTTAKATYTTAATKHETICNLGIKLSYGIFNVNGYVTDQLSAGEVPSDYPSPTIGGSDFMSVDDAFLRTYVAFGASIAGQTGLGTVKQYETTSQAFLDTFDGSDQNLKFK; encoded by the coding sequence ATGAAAAAATTTTTATATACAATGATTTTTCTTGGAATGAGTTTCCAGGTTTCCGATTTCAACAAGTTCACTCGTTTAGACCCGAAGATAAACTTGAGTCAAATTTTGGGAGGGGCCATCCAATTTGGATTTGGTTCAGAAAAACTTTGGTCGGCCACAAGTGCAGATAACTGGGGTTTTGTGCGCCAATCTGCCACTTGGGCTCGTGGCAACTCTGGTATCATTGACAATCTTATCCTCGGTTTAAAAAACGCTGGTTACTTTAATAACTCTTCCCCACGAAATGAAGTCTTAAACAATATCAACTTAAATGGATTTGGTTCGGCAACACTAACCATCAAAATCAGTACTCCGACAACGGGTGTGAGTTCCACTGCTTATACAGGAACCAAAGATTTTAATCATTTTTTTCAAATCACAAAAACTGGAGCCTCCACTCCCTCCTTACAGTTGTTCTTTGATGATCCCAATACTACTCTTGGTAATGATGGTGCTTTGATTTATTACCGCTTGGTTGATTTTGGAAGTACCCAATTTGCAACGGTTGGAGATGTCATCACTGAAAGTTATACTGCTAACGACTCTGTATATGGAACCAAATTCCAAACTTATACCTGGAGGAATGGTCCAGAAAATGCCGCTTGGATTAGTAAACATGGAAGAGTGGTTTTAACCGAAGTGGATGCAGGTAGGCAACTATGTTTTCGTTCTGTAGTTCGGTTGAGTTTTACCAAACTAAAAAGCCTCAATCCAGCCAATGCCACAGCACTTGAAAATTTAAAGTCCCAGTGTAATTCGCAACTAGGAACGGCGACAGACAACCTTTACTATGTGCTTGCCTATATGCAAAAGTTTGATTCTCCTTTCCAAACTACAGCCAAAGCAACTTACACTACGGCAGCTACAAAACATGAAACTATCTGTAATTTGGGTATAAAACTTTCTTATGGAATTTTTAATGTGAATGGGTATGTAACAGACCAACTCTCTGCGGGAGAGGTTCCCTCTGACTATCCAAGTCCCACCATAGGTGGTTCTGACTTTATGTCTGTGGATGATGCATTTTTACGTACCTACGTTGCGTTTGGTGCTAGTATCGCAGGACAAACTGGTCTCGGTACTGTAAAACAATACGAAACCACATCGCAAGCCTTTTTAGATACCTTTGATGGTAGTGACCAAAACTTAAAATTCAAATAA